DNA from Cetobacterium ceti:
TCTACTCCTTTAGTTATTTATAAACTTATCTAGTAACACCTTGTTCCTTAGCTATTCTCATAACTTCTCCAGCTACTACCTTAGCTACTTCTGGATTAAAAGCATCTGGAATTACATATGTTGGTGATAATTCCTCTTCTTTTACTAATTTAGCTATTCCCACAGCTGCGGCTATTTTCATTTCCTCTGTTATCTTCTTAGCCTTAGCATCTAATGCTCCTCTAAAGATTCCTGGGAAGGCTAGAACATTATTTACTTGGTTTGGATAATCTGATCTTCCTGTTCCAACTACTAAAGCTCCTCCCTTTAAAGCATCTTCTGGCATTATTTCTGGTGTTGGATTTGCCATAGCAAATATTATAGAATCTTTATTCATTTCTTTTACCATATCAACTGTTAACACATTTCCTATGGATACTCCTATGAATACATCTGCTCCTATTATGGCTTCCTTTAATCCGCCTTTTATATTATCTGGGTTTGTTATTGTTGCAAGTTCTTTTTTAGAGAAATCATATGTTTCCATATCATCTCTATTTATTATTCCATCTTTATCATTTACAACTATATTTTTTCCACCCATTTTTGCTATTAATTTTATTATAGAACTTCCTGCTGCTCCTGCGCCATTTACTACAAATTTACTTTTTTCAAAGGTTCTATTTGTTAGCTTAAAAGCATTAATTAGTCCTGCAACTACAACTATAGCTGTTCCATGTTGGTCATCGTGGAATACTGGTATATCTAATTCTTCTTTTAATCTTGTTTCTATTTCAATACATCTTGGGGCTGAAATATCTTCTAAGTTAACTCCTCCAAAGGATGGAGCTAAATATTTTACTGTTTTTATGATTTCTTCTGTATCTTGAGTATCTAAACAGATTGGAAAGGCATCTACATTGGCAAATTTTTTAAATAAAATTGCCTTTCCTTCCATAACAGGAAGTCCTGCTTCTGGGCCTATATTTCCTAATCCTAATACAGCTGATCCATCAGAAATTACAGCTACCATATTTCCCTTTGCTGTATATTTATATACATCCTCTTTATTTTCCTTAATAGCTAAACATGGTGCTGCTACTCCTGGAGAATAAGCTAAACTTAATTCCTCTTTATTATTAACATCAACTTTTGATCTAATAGCTATTTTACCATGATTTTCTTCATGTAATTCAAGTGATTTCTCATAAACAGTTGCCATAATAATACCCCTTTTTACTTTATTTTCTACTATTTAGCAGATTTTCTAGCAATTTCATAAAGGTCATTTCCTTCTATATCATCAATAACTATAGCAGGAAAATCTACAACTTCCATTCTTCTAACAGCTTCAGCACCTAAATCTTCATAGGCAATAATTTCAGCTTCTTTTATTGATTTAGCAATTAAAGCAGCAGCTCCACCAACAGCGGCAAAATATACGGCTTTATTTTTAACTATTGAATCTCTAACTTCTTTTCCTCTAGCACCTTTACCGATCATTCCTTTAAGACCTTGATCAAGTAAAGTAGGAGCATATGGATCCATTCTGTAACTTGTTGTAGGACCAGCACTACCAATGGCGTGTCCAGGTTTAGCTGGAGTTGGCCCAACATAATATATAATTTGACCTTTTACATCAAAAGGTAATTCTTTTCCATCTTCTAATAATTTTACAAGTCTTGCGTGAGCCGCATCTCTTGCTGTGTAAATAACTCCAGTGATACTAACTGCATCTCCAGCTTTTAATTTTGCAATATCTTCATCCTTTAAAGGTGTAGTTAACTTAATCATAGTGTAACCTCCTTATGTCTAGCAGCGTGACAGTTTAAATTAATAGCAACAGGTAAAGTAGCAAAGTGACAAGGATATGTTTCAATTTTAACAGCTAGAGCTGTAGTCATTCCTCCAAGTCCTTGAGGACCTACATTTGTATTATTTACTAATTCTAATAATTCTTTTTCTAAAGCAGCAACAATTGGATCACTACTTTCATCATTTACATTTCTTAAAAGAGCTTCCTTAGCAAGTTGTGCTGACTTTTCTAAGTTTCCACCAATTCCAACTCCAACAATAATAGGAGGACATGGATTTCCACCAGCATTTTTAACAGTTTCAATAACTAATTTTTTAACCCCTTCAACTCCATCGGCTGGTTTTAACATTTTAACTGTACTCATATTTTCTGAACCTCCACCTTTAGGTGCAACGATAATTTTAACTTTATCAGATCCAGGAACTAGTTTAGTATGAATAACAGCAGGAGTATTATCCTTAGTATTAACTCTATCTAAAGGGTGTTTAACTACAGATTTTCTTAAATAACCATCTATATATCCCTTTCTAACTCCAGCGTTAATAGCCTCGTAAATATCTCCTTCAATTTTAACCTCAGTTCCAATTTCAAGGAAAATAACAGCTAAACCAGTATCTTGGCACATAGGTACAGACTCATTAGCAGCAATATTATCATTTTCAATAATCTGCCCTAATATAACCTTTCCAAGTTTACTAGTTTCTTTTGCTTCAGCTTCTTTTAACTTCTCTAAAACATCTTTACCAATAAAATAGTTTGCTTCGATACAAAGTCTAGCCACTTCGTCAGTAACTTTTTGTAAATCTAGAACTTTCATTGTGTTCCCCCTTTATTTTGTTTTTTGAAGAAAGAAAGGGCACCTAGAGGCACCCTTTTAAATTATTTTTTTATTTTAACTCTCATTAAAAGGTCTCCAGCTTTTACGTCACCAGTAGCAACAACTTCAAGTTTTTCAACCATATCCATATTAGAAATGATTACAGGTGTTTTTACTGATTTAGCGTTTTCTCTGATATATTCAAGATTGTATTTAACTAATTCGTCACCAACTTTAACTGTTGAACCAGGTTCAGCAATTCTAGTAAATCCTTCACCATTTAATTTTACTGTATCAATACCAAAGTGAACAATCATCTCAAGACCGTTTGGAGTTTCAAAACTAACAGCATGATTTGTAGCAAAAATATCAATTTCTCCATCTACTGGAGCATAAATAGATCCTTCAGCTGGGTCAATTCCACATCCATCCCCTATCATTTTCTGTGCAAAAGCCTCATCAGGAATCTCACTTAAATCTATCACCTTTCCATTTAATGGTGAATAGATTTCAAACCAATCCTCTTCTTTTTTCTTTTTAAAAAAATCAAATAATCCCATATTTACTCCTTTCCTCAATTACAAATAAAATCAAATATATCAAAAATTGACCTTTATGTAACTACTTTGTTTCGTTGTTTCTATTATTTCATATTTTAAATGGGAAATCAATATGTTATTTATAAAATATCATACAAAGATTAAAATCTAAACTAAAAATGGATAAATAGAACTAATATATCGAAAAAATAGGTGTAATTTTTGAAAAAAATATTTAAATATGGTAATATTTAGAAAAAAGTTTGGTCATTCTTAGGAGGGAAAATGTATCCATTAAAGTTTAAAAAACATTTAGTTGAAAAGGTTTGGGGAGGAAAAAAATTTAATACCATATTAAATATGGAAATTCCTGAAAATAAAAATATAGGAGAATCATGGGAAGTGAGTTGTCATGAGGGGGGATTATCCTATGTAGAAAATGGAGAGCTAAGTGGAAAAGGATTATTTGAAATAATAGGAGAGAAAAAGGAAGAGGTTTTAGGAGAGGAAATTATAAAAAAATTTGGAGAAAAATTTCCATTACTTATAAAATATTTAGATATAAATGACAAATTATCTGTTCAAGTTCATCCAAATAATGAATATGCTCTTAGGGTAGAAAAGGAATTTGGAAAAAGTGAATCTTGGTATGTAATAGATGCCAGTGAAGATGCCAAATTAATTATGGGATTAAAAGATGGAGTTACAAAGGAAATTTTTAAGGAGAAAGTTGAAAAGGGAGATTTCAATGATGTTTTTAATATAGTTTCTGTAAAAAAAGGGGATTTTATAAATATAGAGCCTGGAACAGTTCATGGTACTTTAGAGGGATCTATTTTAATATGTGAAACTCAGCAAAATTCAGATACAACTTATAGAATTTATGATTTTGATAGACTGGTAAATGGGAAAAAAAGAGATTTACATATAGAAAAGGCTTTAGATGTTATAAATTTTGGAATAATTCCAGAAATTTCAAAGGAAGAAGATAGAAAAAAAATAGAACTTCTAGGTGGAACAAAGGAGGAGCTTATAAGAGGAGAATATTTTAATATAGATAGATTTTTAATAGATGGAATATTTAAAGATGAAATTAATAGAAATTTTAAAGTATACTCTATATTAGATGGAGAAGGGAATCTTTTAGTTCAGGGAAAATCTTTTAGTGCCAAAAAAGGGGATACCTATTTTATTCCTGGAAAATTAGAAATTATAATAGAGGGTAAAATAGAAATTTTAAAATCTTATATATAAAATGAAGCTCGGAAATTTCCGAGCTTTACTTATTTAAAATGTCTAAAACATAGTTAGGTAGAGCAAAGGCTCCCTTATGGATATTAGAATTATAATATTTAGTTTTTATATTTAAAGATTCCCATTGTTCAGGATTGTGATTTAAAATAGGATCATATTTTTTAGAAGCAAATCCTAGCATCCAATGACCTGAAGCATATGTTGGTTGATGTATTTGATATACAGTTGCAATTGGGAAAATATTTTTTAATTTTTGATGGGCTTTAACCATTTCAACTTTAAAATTTTCATAAAATGGTGACTCATGTTGATTAACTAAAATTCCCTCTTCAGATAAAATTCTAAAACAATTTTTATAAAAATTTTCTGTAAAAAGTCCTTCTCCTACAGATATTGGATCTGTGGAATCAACAATAATTAAATCATATATTTCCTTTGAATCTTTTACAAATTCTAATCCATCTTGAAAATAAAGGTTAACTCTTTTATCTCTTAATTTACAAGCTGTAATAGGGAGATATTTTTCACAGAGAAGAACAACTCTTTCATCAATTTCAACCATATCAATTTTTTCAATATGGTCATATTTGGTAAGTTCTCTTACAGTACCTCCATCTCCCGCTCCGATTACTAAAACTTTTTTTATTTTAGGATTAGTACCCATAGGCACATGGGTAATCATATCATGATATATAAATTCATCTTTTTCAGTGACCATTATAAAACCATCTAGTGTAAAGAAATTTCCATACTCCTCTGAGTTAAAAAAATCAATTTGTTGAAATGGAGTTTTTTCTGAATAAAGATGTGTTTTTACTTTTATTGAAAATCTTGTGTCTTTTGACCATTTTTCAGTAAACCATAAATTTGTCATATTGTTTTGCTCCTTTTTAGATTGAAATTAGGCAGGTTTAAAAGTAATTGTTCCTAGTTCTCTAGGAGAAAATTTCCTTATTTTTTCAACCATTCCTCGAGG
Protein-coding regions in this window:
- a CDS encoding NAD(P)-dependent malic enzyme encodes the protein MATVYEKSLELHEENHGKIAIRSKVDVNNKEELSLAYSPGVAAPCLAIKENKEDVYKYTAKGNMVAVISDGSAVLGLGNIGPEAGLPVMEGKAILFKKFANVDAFPICLDTQDTEEIIKTVKYLAPSFGGVNLEDISAPRCIEIETRLKEELDIPVFHDDQHGTAIVVVAGLINAFKLTNRTFEKSKFVVNGAGAAGSSIIKLIAKMGGKNIVVNDKDGIINRDDMETYDFSKKELATITNPDNIKGGLKEAIIGADVFIGVSIGNVLTVDMVKEMNKDSIIFAMANPTPEIMPEDALKGGALVVGTGRSDYPNQVNNVLAFPGIFRGALDAKAKKITEEMKIAAAVGIAKLVKEEELSPTYVIPDAFNPEVAKVVAGEVMRIAKEQGVTR
- a CDS encoding Fe-S-containing hydro-lyase, with the translated sequence MIKLTTPLKDEDIAKLKAGDAVSITGVIYTARDAAHARLVKLLEDGKELPFDVKGQIIYYVGPTPAKPGHAIGSAGPTTSYRMDPYAPTLLDQGLKGMIGKGARGKEVRDSIVKNKAVYFAAVGGAAALIAKSIKEAEIIAYEDLGAEAVRRMEVVDFPAIVIDDIEGNDLYEIARKSAK
- a CDS encoding fumarate hydratase, producing the protein MKVLDLQKVTDEVARLCIEANYFIGKDVLEKLKEAEAKETSKLGKVILGQIIENDNIAANESVPMCQDTGLAVIFLEIGTEVKIEGDIYEAINAGVRKGYIDGYLRKSVVKHPLDRVNTKDNTPAVIHTKLVPGSDKVKIIVAPKGGGSENMSTVKMLKPADGVEGVKKLVIETVKNAGGNPCPPIIVGVGIGGNLEKSAQLAKEALLRNVNDESSDPIVAALEKELLELVNNTNVGPQGLGGMTTALAVKIETYPCHFATLPVAINLNCHAARHKEVTL
- a CDS encoding PTS sugar transporter subunit IIA; the encoded protein is MGLFDFFKKKKEEDWFEIYSPLNGKVIDLSEIPDEAFAQKMIGDGCGIDPAEGSIYAPVDGEIDIFATNHAVSFETPNGLEMIVHFGIDTVKLNGEGFTRIAEPGSTVKVGDELVKYNLEYIRENAKSVKTPVIISNMDMVEKLEVVATGDVKAGDLLMRVKIKK
- a CDS encoding type I phosphomannose isomerase catalytic subunit, which codes for MYPLKFKKHLVEKVWGGKKFNTILNMEIPENKNIGESWEVSCHEGGLSYVENGELSGKGLFEIIGEKKEEVLGEEIIKKFGEKFPLLIKYLDINDKLSVQVHPNNEYALRVEKEFGKSESWYVIDASEDAKLIMGLKDGVTKEIFKEKVEKGDFNDVFNIVSVKKGDFINIEPGTVHGTLEGSILICETQQNSDTTYRIYDFDRLVNGKKRDLHIEKALDVINFGIIPEISKEEDRKKIELLGGTKEELIRGEYFNIDRFLIDGIFKDEINRNFKVYSILDGEGNLLVQGKSFSAKKGDTYFIPGKLEIIIEGKIEILKSYI
- the speE gene encoding polyamine aminopropyltransferase, translated to MTNLWFTEKWSKDTRFSIKVKTHLYSEKTPFQQIDFFNSEEYGNFFTLDGFIMVTEKDEFIYHDMITHVPMGTNPKIKKVLVIGAGDGGTVRELTKYDHIEKIDMVEIDERVVLLCEKYLPITACKLRDKRVNLYFQDGLEFVKDSKEIYDLIIVDSTDPISVGEGLFTENFYKNCFRILSEEGILVNQHESPFYENFKVEMVKAHQKLKNIFPIATVYQIHQPTYASGHWMLGFASKKYDPILNHNPEQWESLNIKTKYYNSNIHKGAFALPNYVLDILNK